The following coding sequences lie in one Phyllopteryx taeniolatus isolate TA_2022b chromosome 4, UOR_Ptae_1.2, whole genome shotgun sequence genomic window:
- the stox2a gene encoding storkhead-box protein 2 isoform X2, which yields MKKNRNVRRAWAGSEKDIRVQKQHLPPPPPPHFSPSPPNFRASGDVSPISMSPISQSQFIPLGEILCLAVSAMNAAHKPVSQEALVEHLTASFPGVPTPSLEVLRHTLNMLVRERKIYPTPEGYFIVTPQTYFITPSLIRSNNKWYHLDDRLQERQAHPQLQSQQCTSPKSGNVTPSTPGCLSRKNHNDSYNSRRDELPRLQSKTPKEHPKADPQPSKTPKDHGGSEPTASKEHRGEPPSYPYPPPLTSPPVQQPPQDLAEKSKSVTSFPYRTDTLTKKKEGSGSSEKLSKRFGLRLFRLSFKKDKMRQLATFSAQFPPEEWPLRDEDVPAAPIPREIEMEIIRRINPDLTVENVARHTAVMKRLEEERTQKHKAGSSAQHSARSRRGRGHRRAPHGKSRSHSKPRTSRGEPSEGSNWDLLFMERDYRFFSHSLVRSPREAMYTLERRRSGGATYLVHSNPNITESYCPVTPEWDVSGELAKRRTEMPFPEPSRGTCQSRVQRSHSHNQDRKSRHDRSDQAKERSRSMDNSLKGPSLGPLEDFEDGPDKRGHYYTDDGTLRATQKSGHYSRIMFSAAKFHSDFNVPDLGKGSVDELRVRSTMERNKSKDSLPTYNELMGLSPKPSADEYFQCNTSNETILTAPSPQAKSEYDTLTSSGGRRKGSPADRQTPHLTSPHKMEYKEDLSAAKGQSGGGGGSVRLTPSQTPEPAQSARLTPHQHNVDPGGSGGGSMSIKRKEIFSKDTLFKPPHNALSAGYADSSYTKSGTLRKASHAKSTEALDNPEPQQPSNSAASSASPALLQGSLEPTVPSASFDYYNVSDDEDDEEAEEDSHKELAEAEDGKDHREAGSNGGGGGTGGGGIVGGGGEEGTIKWLLEREKDHDLQRKLETNLTLLSPKETENSSSQKSAHSARLDSMDSSSVTVDSGFNSPRTRESLASNTSSIVESNRRQNPALSPGHHVGPGGAGLPFSFRAIPEPPAPSQPDKLQKPANCLASITSV from the exons ATGAAGAAGAACCGCAACGTGCGGCGGGCCTGGGCCGGCTCGGAGAAAGACATCCGTGTGCAGAAGCAGCAtcttcctccccctcctcctcctcacttcTCGCCGTCCCCGCCGAATTTTCGGGCGTCAG GTGATGTGTCGCCCATCAGCATGTCGCCCATCAGCCAGTCGCAGTTCATCCCTCTGGGTGAGATCCTGTGCCTGGCGGTCTCGGCTATGAACGCTGCGCACAAGCCCGTCAGCCAGGAGGCTCTGGTGGAGCACCTCACTGCCAGCTTCCCAG GCGTGCCAACACCCAGCTTGGAGGTTCTGCGACACACCCTGAACATGCTGGTGCGAGAAAGGAAGATCTATCCGACTCCAGAGGGCTACTTCATCGTCACACCCCAGACCTACTTCATCACGCCGTCCCTCATCAGAAGCAACAACAAGTGGTACCACCTGGATGACCGGCTGCAGGAGCGACAAGCGCACCCCCAACTTCAATCTCAGCAGTGTACTTCACCCAAGTCGGGTAACGTCACGCCGTCCACGCCCGGTTGCCTGTCGCGCAAGAATCACAATGACTCGTACAATTCCCGACGAGATGAGCTGCCCAGGCTTCAGAGTAAGACACCAAAGGAGCACCCGAAGGCCGACCCCCAACCGAGTAAGACCCCTAAGGACCACGGAGGCAGCGAACCTACAGCGAGCAAGGAGCACCGTGGAGAACCGCCGTCCTACCCTTACCCACCTCCTCTCACGTCGCCCCCTGTCCAGCAACCGCCACAAGATCTGGCGGAAAAGAGTAAAAGCGTCACATCGTTCCCTTACAGAACCGACACCCTGACCAAAAAGAAAGAGGGGAGCGGAAGCAGCGAGAAACTATCCAAGCGTTTCGGGCTGCGGCTCTTCCGCCTAAGCTTCAAGAAGGACAAGATGAGACAGCTCGCTACTTTCTCGGCACAGTTTCCACCGGAGGAGTGGCCACTGCGCGACGAGGACGTGCCTGCCGCGCCCATCCCACGTGAAATAGAGATGGAGATCATCCGGCGTATCAACCCGGACCTGACGGTGGAAAATGTGGCCCGGCACACGGCCGTGATGAAGCGGTTGGAGGAAGAGCGCACGCAGAAACACAAGGCGGGGTCGTCGGCGCAGCACAGCGCTCGCAGCCGTCGCGGTCGTGGCCACCGGCGGGCCCCGCACGGTAAGTCTCGCTCACACAGCAAGCCACGGACCTCCCGGGGGGAGCCTTCGGAGGGCTCGAATTGGGATCTTCTTTTCATGGAAAGGGATTACCGTTTCTTCAGTCACTCGTTGGTCCGCTCCCCTCGGGAGGCCATGTACACCCTGGAGCGACGGCGGAGCGGCGGTGCCACGTACCTCGTCCACAGCAACCCTAACATTACAGAGTCATACTGCCCGGTCACGCCCGAGTGGGACGTGTCCGGGGAGCTCGCCAAGAGGAGGACAGAGATGCCCTTTCCCGAGCCCTCTCGTGGCACGTGTCAGTCTAGGGTTCAGAGGAGTCACAGTCACAATCAGGACCGTAAGTCACGTCACGACCGGTCAGACCAAGCGAAGGAGCGGTCTCGTTCCATGGACAACTCTCTTAAAGGGCCATCACTTGGCCCACTGGAAGACTTTGAGGACGGACCGGACAAGCGCGGCCACTACTACACGGACGACGGCACATTGCGCGCTACGCAGAAGTCGGGCCACTACTCAAGGATCATGTTCTCTGCTGCTAAGTTCCACTCTGATTTCAATGTGCCTGATTTAGGGAAAGGGAGCGTGGACGAGTTACGGGTCCGCAGTACGATGGAGAGGAACAAGAGCAAAGACAGCCTGCCGACGTACAATGAGCTTATGGGACTTTCTCCAAAGCCCTCAGCGGATGAGTACTTCCAGTGCAATACGTCAAATGAAACAATCCTAACTGCCCCCTCGCCTCAGGCAAAATCAGAATATGACACGTTAACCTCATCAGGAGGACGCCGCAAGGGCTCTCCGGCAGACCGCCAAACGCCTCACCTTACCTCGCCGCACAAGATGGAGTACAAGGAGGACTTGTCGGCGGCAAAGGGAcagagcggcggcggcggcggctctgTGCGATTGACGCCGAGCCAGACGCCTGAGCCGGCGCAGAGTGCCCGCCTGACACCACACCAACACAACGTGGACCCCGGAGGGAGCGGCGGCGGAAGCATGTCAATCAAAAGAAAGGAGATCTTCAGCAAGGACACCTTGTTCAAACCCCCACACAATGCCTTGTCCGCGGGCTACGCGGACAGCAGCTACACCAAGTCTGGCACATTGCGGAAAGCCTCGCACGCCAAATCAACAGAGGCCCTCGACAATCCCGAGCCCCAGCAGCCTTCCAATTCAGCCGCTTCTTCGGCTTCACCCGCGCTGTTACAGGGCAGCTTAGAGCCAACTGTCCCATCCGCCTCCTTTGACTACTACAACGTCTCGGACGACGAGGATGacgaggaggcggaggaggactCGCACAAAGAGTTGGCCGAGGCAGAGGATGGCAAGGACCACCGGGAAGCAGGTAGTAACGGCGGGGGAGGTGGCACCGGCGGAGGCGGCATTGTGGGCGGTGGCGGCGAGGAGGGAACCATAAAGTGGCTACTGGAGCGGGAGAAGGATCATGATCTGCAGCGCAAACTGGAGACCAATCTAACCCTACTTAGCCCCAAGGAGACGGAGAACAGCAGCAGTCAGAAGTCGGCCCACTCGGCACGTTTGGACAGCATGGACAGTAGCAGCGTCACGGTGGACAGCGGATTCAATTCACCCAG GACGCGTGAGAGCCTGGCGTCCAACACGTCCAGCATTGTGGAGAGCAATAGACGGCAGAACCCGGCTCTGAGCCCCGGGCACCACGTGGGCCCGGGCGGCGCAGGGCTGCCCTTCAGCTTCCGCGCCATCCCCGAGCCGCCCGCCCCGTCACAGCCCGACAAACTCCAGAAGCCCGCCAACTGCCTGGCCTCCATCACCAGCGTGTAG
- the stox2a gene encoding storkhead-box protein 2 isoform X1 produces the protein MEEVLGIAPHSLAVVLSRVSGHREDENSVQATVPPPPVPAGYQVFADFKATNMRHFWNQALTRALVEVFFLGWLQEHVLLISGREDHLQVLRNGWTRRTLKAPPGFHITSIGDVSPISMSPISQSQFIPLGEILCLAVSAMNAAHKPVSQEALVEHLTASFPGVPTPSLEVLRHTLNMLVRERKIYPTPEGYFIVTPQTYFITPSLIRSNNKWYHLDDRLQERQAHPQLQSQQCTSPKSGNVTPSTPGCLSRKNHNDSYNSRRDELPRLQSKTPKEHPKADPQPSKTPKDHGGSEPTASKEHRGEPPSYPYPPPLTSPPVQQPPQDLAEKSKSVTSFPYRTDTLTKKKEGSGSSEKLSKRFGLRLFRLSFKKDKMRQLATFSAQFPPEEWPLRDEDVPAAPIPREIEMEIIRRINPDLTVENVARHTAVMKRLEEERTQKHKAGSSAQHSARSRRGRGHRRAPHGKSRSHSKPRTSRGEPSEGSNWDLLFMERDYRFFSHSLVRSPREAMYTLERRRSGGATYLVHSNPNITESYCPVTPEWDVSGELAKRRTEMPFPEPSRGTCQSRVQRSHSHNQDRKSRHDRSDQAKERSRSMDNSLKGPSLGPLEDFEDGPDKRGHYYTDDGTLRATQKSGHYSRIMFSAAKFHSDFNVPDLGKGSVDELRVRSTMERNKSKDSLPTYNELMGLSPKPSADEYFQCNTSNETILTAPSPQAKSEYDTLTSSGGRRKGSPADRQTPHLTSPHKMEYKEDLSAAKGQSGGGGGSVRLTPSQTPEPAQSARLTPHQHNVDPGGSGGGSMSIKRKEIFSKDTLFKPPHNALSAGYADSSYTKSGTLRKASHAKSTEALDNPEPQQPSNSAASSASPALLQGSLEPTVPSASFDYYNVSDDEDDEEAEEDSHKELAEAEDGKDHREAGSNGGGGGTGGGGIVGGGGEEGTIKWLLEREKDHDLQRKLETNLTLLSPKETENSSSQKSAHSARLDSMDSSSVTVDSGFNSPRTRESLASNTSSIVESNRRQNPALSPGHHVGPGGAGLPFSFRAIPEPPAPSQPDKLQKPANCLASITSV, from the exons ATGGAGGAGGTGCTCGGAATCGCACCTCACTCGCTGGCCGTGGTGCTATCGAGGGTGAGCGGTCACCGTGAAGATGAGAACTCGGTACAAGCAACGGTACCGCCACCACCGGTGCCGGCAGGATACCAGGTGTTTGCGGACTTTAAGGCCACCAACATGCGACATTTCTGGAACCAGGCGCTCACCCGGGCCCTGGTGGAGGTATTCTTCCTGGGCTGGCTCCAGGAGCATGTGCTGCTCATCAGCGGCCGCGAAGATCACCTCCAAGTGCTCAGGAACGGATGGACAAGAAGGACCCTGAAGGCACCACCGGGCTTTCACATCACCTCCATTG GTGATGTGTCGCCCATCAGCATGTCGCCCATCAGCCAGTCGCAGTTCATCCCTCTGGGTGAGATCCTGTGCCTGGCGGTCTCGGCTATGAACGCTGCGCACAAGCCCGTCAGCCAGGAGGCTCTGGTGGAGCACCTCACTGCCAGCTTCCCAG GCGTGCCAACACCCAGCTTGGAGGTTCTGCGACACACCCTGAACATGCTGGTGCGAGAAAGGAAGATCTATCCGACTCCAGAGGGCTACTTCATCGTCACACCCCAGACCTACTTCATCACGCCGTCCCTCATCAGAAGCAACAACAAGTGGTACCACCTGGATGACCGGCTGCAGGAGCGACAAGCGCACCCCCAACTTCAATCTCAGCAGTGTACTTCACCCAAGTCGGGTAACGTCACGCCGTCCACGCCCGGTTGCCTGTCGCGCAAGAATCACAATGACTCGTACAATTCCCGACGAGATGAGCTGCCCAGGCTTCAGAGTAAGACACCAAAGGAGCACCCGAAGGCCGACCCCCAACCGAGTAAGACCCCTAAGGACCACGGAGGCAGCGAACCTACAGCGAGCAAGGAGCACCGTGGAGAACCGCCGTCCTACCCTTACCCACCTCCTCTCACGTCGCCCCCTGTCCAGCAACCGCCACAAGATCTGGCGGAAAAGAGTAAAAGCGTCACATCGTTCCCTTACAGAACCGACACCCTGACCAAAAAGAAAGAGGGGAGCGGAAGCAGCGAGAAACTATCCAAGCGTTTCGGGCTGCGGCTCTTCCGCCTAAGCTTCAAGAAGGACAAGATGAGACAGCTCGCTACTTTCTCGGCACAGTTTCCACCGGAGGAGTGGCCACTGCGCGACGAGGACGTGCCTGCCGCGCCCATCCCACGTGAAATAGAGATGGAGATCATCCGGCGTATCAACCCGGACCTGACGGTGGAAAATGTGGCCCGGCACACGGCCGTGATGAAGCGGTTGGAGGAAGAGCGCACGCAGAAACACAAGGCGGGGTCGTCGGCGCAGCACAGCGCTCGCAGCCGTCGCGGTCGTGGCCACCGGCGGGCCCCGCACGGTAAGTCTCGCTCACACAGCAAGCCACGGACCTCCCGGGGGGAGCCTTCGGAGGGCTCGAATTGGGATCTTCTTTTCATGGAAAGGGATTACCGTTTCTTCAGTCACTCGTTGGTCCGCTCCCCTCGGGAGGCCATGTACACCCTGGAGCGACGGCGGAGCGGCGGTGCCACGTACCTCGTCCACAGCAACCCTAACATTACAGAGTCATACTGCCCGGTCACGCCCGAGTGGGACGTGTCCGGGGAGCTCGCCAAGAGGAGGACAGAGATGCCCTTTCCCGAGCCCTCTCGTGGCACGTGTCAGTCTAGGGTTCAGAGGAGTCACAGTCACAATCAGGACCGTAAGTCACGTCACGACCGGTCAGACCAAGCGAAGGAGCGGTCTCGTTCCATGGACAACTCTCTTAAAGGGCCATCACTTGGCCCACTGGAAGACTTTGAGGACGGACCGGACAAGCGCGGCCACTACTACACGGACGACGGCACATTGCGCGCTACGCAGAAGTCGGGCCACTACTCAAGGATCATGTTCTCTGCTGCTAAGTTCCACTCTGATTTCAATGTGCCTGATTTAGGGAAAGGGAGCGTGGACGAGTTACGGGTCCGCAGTACGATGGAGAGGAACAAGAGCAAAGACAGCCTGCCGACGTACAATGAGCTTATGGGACTTTCTCCAAAGCCCTCAGCGGATGAGTACTTCCAGTGCAATACGTCAAATGAAACAATCCTAACTGCCCCCTCGCCTCAGGCAAAATCAGAATATGACACGTTAACCTCATCAGGAGGACGCCGCAAGGGCTCTCCGGCAGACCGCCAAACGCCTCACCTTACCTCGCCGCACAAGATGGAGTACAAGGAGGACTTGTCGGCGGCAAAGGGAcagagcggcggcggcggcggctctgTGCGATTGACGCCGAGCCAGACGCCTGAGCCGGCGCAGAGTGCCCGCCTGACACCACACCAACACAACGTGGACCCCGGAGGGAGCGGCGGCGGAAGCATGTCAATCAAAAGAAAGGAGATCTTCAGCAAGGACACCTTGTTCAAACCCCCACACAATGCCTTGTCCGCGGGCTACGCGGACAGCAGCTACACCAAGTCTGGCACATTGCGGAAAGCCTCGCACGCCAAATCAACAGAGGCCCTCGACAATCCCGAGCCCCAGCAGCCTTCCAATTCAGCCGCTTCTTCGGCTTCACCCGCGCTGTTACAGGGCAGCTTAGAGCCAACTGTCCCATCCGCCTCCTTTGACTACTACAACGTCTCGGACGACGAGGATGacgaggaggcggaggaggactCGCACAAAGAGTTGGCCGAGGCAGAGGATGGCAAGGACCACCGGGAAGCAGGTAGTAACGGCGGGGGAGGTGGCACCGGCGGAGGCGGCATTGTGGGCGGTGGCGGCGAGGAGGGAACCATAAAGTGGCTACTGGAGCGGGAGAAGGATCATGATCTGCAGCGCAAACTGGAGACCAATCTAACCCTACTTAGCCCCAAGGAGACGGAGAACAGCAGCAGTCAGAAGTCGGCCCACTCGGCACGTTTGGACAGCATGGACAGTAGCAGCGTCACGGTGGACAGCGGATTCAATTCACCCAG GACGCGTGAGAGCCTGGCGTCCAACACGTCCAGCATTGTGGAGAGCAATAGACGGCAGAACCCGGCTCTGAGCCCCGGGCACCACGTGGGCCCGGGCGGCGCAGGGCTGCCCTTCAGCTTCCGCGCCATCCCCGAGCCGCCCGCCCCGTCACAGCCCGACAAACTCCAGAAGCCCGCCAACTGCCTGGCCTCCATCACCAGCGTGTAG